From a single Aggregatilinea lenta genomic region:
- a CDS encoding Fur family transcriptional regulator codes for MPYLIDEAEALLHERGFKVTPQRTLLLQVLAGQPVYLDAEEIYDLAHDQDSSVSLATVYRTLSLFAEVGLVDHRYIEPEHRREVFRMTEGEEQHYLTCVRCGKRVLIRADLLNRMARQLVQRRGVSVISACACFTGYCPECTEELKRLGEL; via the coding sequence ATGCCATACCTCATCGACGAAGCCGAAGCCCTGCTGCACGAACGCGGCTTTAAAGTGACCCCGCAGCGCACGCTGCTGCTCCAGGTGCTCGCGGGCCAACCCGTGTACCTCGACGCCGAGGAGATCTACGATCTCGCGCACGACCAGGACAGCAGCGTCAGCTTGGCGACCGTCTACCGCACGCTGAGTCTGTTCGCGGAAGTCGGGCTGGTCGATCACCGCTACATCGAGCCGGAGCACCGTCGGGAAGTCTTCCGCATGACCGAAGGCGAAGAACAGCACTACCTCACCTGCGTGCGCTGCGGCAAACGCGTGTTAATTCGTGCCGACTTGCTCAACCGCATGGCGCGCCAGCTCGTCCAGCGGCGCGGCGTGAGCGTGATCAGCGCGTGCGCGTGCTTCACCGGCTACTGCCCGGAGTGCACCGAGGAACTCAAGCGCCTGGGCGAACTGTAG
- a CDS encoding pyridoxal-phosphate dependent enzyme: MPSLLNAIVCMDCGHKMSPDPLPESCEICGSRWVDADYDYERAVALWRAGMGNRPASMWRYDELLPLIEPEAVVTMGEGWSPLLRANGLGRELGHGAIFIKDERQSPTGSFKDRQGALTISALNQAGVRECVLASTGNKAAAYAAFCARAGIRLWIFLTSTVPNEKLRELALYGAEVVKVTGTYDQAKKIAQDFAARRSLYYDRGADSIMGREAFKTVAFEIAEQLAQHLPVENGRWRAPDWYVQAVSGGIGPLGVWKGFRELERMGLIDRVPKLALIQSEGCSPMAEAWAAGKRTAEPVVPHTRISVLATGDPGQAYTRLFEVCSETGGTMIAADDGAAFRAMRRLARVEGYSMEPAAAVAFAGLETLLADGTIGADDVVVVNCSGHTFPAEKHILEDQYVLDLEFGAAGGGEPSHIQLEDGLGAALERLDEQVTTIVVIDDNAQDSRLIRRLLQAQKNYRVFEVNSPRDGFDLVRQRKPDLIVLDLTMPELDGFTLLEAFKADQETAHIPVVVVSAKTLTPADRARLEGRAESLWQKGAFNTRELVQHVVETLGGDLDGDGDLLSAATQGQIVSAPKPSFQAAPDVDQRDIVVIDDDHRDARLVRRLLEATGRYRVHEAHDGQSGWRLVREQLPDLIVLDLMLPDTSGEDLLERFKQEPSLADIPVVIMTAKDLQADERERLLGKIISLFQKANLDRAALIHRVDATLRDDRR, from the coding sequence ATGCCTTCGCTGCTCAATGCCATCGTTTGCATGGATTGCGGCCACAAGATGTCACCCGATCCGCTACCGGAATCGTGCGAGATCTGCGGGTCACGATGGGTCGACGCGGATTATGATTACGAGCGTGCGGTGGCCCTGTGGCGCGCCGGGATGGGGAACCGCCCCGCCTCGATGTGGCGCTATGACGAGCTGCTGCCACTGATCGAGCCGGAAGCGGTCGTCACAATGGGGGAGGGCTGGTCGCCGCTGCTGCGCGCGAACGGCCTGGGCCGTGAGCTGGGCCACGGCGCAATCTTCATCAAGGACGAGCGCCAATCCCCGACCGGCAGCTTCAAGGATCGCCAGGGTGCGCTGACCATTTCGGCGCTCAACCAGGCCGGGGTGCGCGAGTGCGTGCTGGCTTCGACCGGCAACAAAGCCGCCGCCTATGCCGCGTTTTGCGCGCGGGCTGGCATCCGCCTGTGGATCTTCCTGACCAGCACGGTTCCCAACGAAAAGCTGCGCGAGCTGGCGCTGTACGGGGCCGAGGTGGTCAAGGTCACCGGCACATACGATCAGGCCAAGAAGATCGCGCAGGACTTCGCCGCGCGCCGCTCGCTCTACTACGATCGCGGCGCGGATTCGATCATGGGCCGCGAGGCGTTCAAAACCGTCGCGTTCGAGATCGCGGAGCAGCTTGCGCAGCATCTTCCCGTGGAAAATGGGCGTTGGCGCGCGCCGGACTGGTACGTGCAGGCGGTCAGCGGCGGCATCGGTCCGCTGGGCGTGTGGAAGGGCTTCCGCGAGTTGGAGCGCATGGGCCTGATCGACCGGGTGCCCAAGCTGGCCCTGATCCAGTCCGAGGGCTGCTCGCCGATGGCGGAAGCCTGGGCGGCGGGCAAGCGCACGGCGGAGCCCGTCGTGCCGCACACGCGCATCAGCGTGCTGGCGACCGGCGACCCCGGCCAGGCGTATACGCGCCTGTTCGAGGTGTGCTCGGAGACGGGGGGCACGATGATCGCGGCGGATGACGGCGCGGCTTTCCGCGCAATGCGGCGGCTGGCGCGCGTCGAGGGCTACAGCATGGAACCGGCGGCAGCCGTGGCGTTTGCCGGGCTGGAAACGCTGCTGGCGGATGGCACCATCGGCGCGGATGACGTGGTGGTAGTCAACTGCTCCGGCCACACCTTCCCGGCAGAAAAGCACATCCTCGAAGACCAGTATGTGCTGGACCTGGAGTTCGGCGCGGCGGGCGGCGGCGAGCCGTCACACATCCAGTTGGAAGATGGCCTGGGCGCGGCGCTGGAACGGCTCGACGAGCAGGTGACGACCATCGTCGTCATCGACGACAACGCCCAGGACAGCCGCCTGATCCGACGCCTGTTGCAGGCACAGAAGAATTACCGCGTGTTCGAGGTCAACAGCCCGCGCGACGGCTTCGACCTCGTGCGCCAGCGCAAGCCGGACCTGATCGTGCTCGACCTGACCATGCCGGAACTGGACGGCTTCACGCTGCTCGAAGCGTTCAAGGCGGATCAGGAAACCGCGCACATCCCGGTCGTCGTGGTGTCGGCCAAGACGCTGACGCCCGCCGATCGCGCCCGGCTCGAAGGGCGTGCGGAATCGCTGTGGCAGAAGGGCGCGTTCAACACGCGCGAGCTGGTGCAGCACGTCGTGGAGACGCTCGGTGGCGACCTGGACGGCGACGGCGATCTGCTCAGCGCAGCGACGCAGGGCCAGATCGTATCCGCGCCCAAGCCATCCTTTCAGGCTGCGCCGGACGTCGATCAGCGCGATATCGTGGTCATCGACGACGACCACCGCGACGCGCGCCTGGTGCGGCGTCTGCTGGAAGCAACCGGGCGCTACCGCGTGCACGAGGCGCACGACGGCCAGAGCGGCTGGCGGCTCGTCCGCGAGCAGCTGCCGGACCTGATCGTGCTCGACCTGATGCTGCCGGATACGTCCGGTGAGGATCTGCTGGAGCGCTTCAAGCAGGAGCCGTCGCTGGCCGACATCCCGGTGGTGATCATGACCGCCAAGGACCTTCAAGCCGACGAGCGCGAGCGGCTGCTGGGCAAGATTATCTCGCTGTTCCAAAAGGCCAACCTGGACCGCGCGGCGCTGATCCACCGTGTGGACGCCACGCTGCGCGACGATAGGCGCTGA
- a CDS encoding response regulator — translation MASKRILYVEDNFQNKRLVRKILAARGFEVLEADDGLTGVELAAHERPDLILMDISLPGIDGVEATRRIKTYAETANIPVVALTANAMRGDRERFLAAGCDDYLPKPISTVDLLTMVNKFLGALPETN, via the coding sequence ATGGCTTCGAAACGAATCTTGTACGTTGAGGACAATTTTCAGAACAAGCGCCTGGTGCGCAAGATTCTGGCGGCGCGCGGCTTTGAGGTGCTGGAAGCGGACGACGGCCTGACCGGCGTCGAGCTGGCGGCCCACGAGCGCCCCGACCTGATCTTGATGGACATCAGTCTGCCGGGCATTGACGGCGTCGAAGCCACGCGCCGGATCAAGACCTACGCGGAGACGGCGAACATCCCCGTCGTGGCGCTGACGGCTAACGCCATGCGTGGCGACCGCGAGCGCTTTTTGGCGGCGGGCTGTGACGACTATCTGCCCAAGCCGATCAGCACTGTCGATCTGCTCACCATGGTGAATAAGTTCCTGGGTGCGCTGCCCGAAACGAATTAA
- a CDS encoding GNAT family N-acetyltransferase, giving the protein MPHACLIRRMTEDDIPRLVEIRPGFVSETVLAVERSGDGIEVGWRLVERPLLAPFDKGHDYDFDATERKNIRERLQRGDGLHLVAERDHRLSGILDMLPQEWNSTAFIWNLMLDRDARGQGLGRDLFERAANWGRRLGYRSLTLETQTNNVPACRFYARMGCRLEGLRDAYYTNEDVQRGEVAIFWTYPLT; this is encoded by the coding sequence TTGCCGCACGCATGCCTGATCCGCCGTATGACCGAAGATGATATCCCGCGCCTGGTGGAAATCCGCCCCGGCTTCGTCAGCGAAACCGTGCTGGCCGTCGAGCGATCAGGGGATGGGATCGAGGTGGGCTGGCGGCTGGTCGAGCGTCCGCTGCTGGCGCCCTTCGACAAGGGGCACGACTACGACTTCGACGCGACTGAGCGCAAGAACATCCGCGAGCGGCTCCAGCGCGGCGACGGTCTGCATCTCGTCGCGGAGCGCGACCACCGGCTGTCCGGCATCCTCGACATGCTGCCGCAGGAATGGAACAGCACGGCGTTCATCTGGAACCTGATGCTCGATCGGGACGCCCGCGGGCAGGGCCTGGGGCGTGACCTGTTTGAGCGCGCCGCGAACTGGGGGCGGCGTTTGGGCTACCGCTCGCTGACGCTCGAAACGCAGACCAACAACGTGCCCGCCTGCCGCTTTTACGCGCGTATGGGCTGCCGCCTGGAAGGGCTGCGGGACGCATACTATACCAACGAGGACGTCCAGCGCGGCGAGGTCGCGATCTTCTGGACCTATCCGCTAACGTAG
- a CDS encoding SH3 domain-containing protein, producing the protein MKRALSRWLLILALGVMIVGGLWTGTRTSHAAPATWSVTIYNSPDFTGPSTNDPAVAAPVDYTFAGAPTVGAASSPNADGYSIIFTGTDTFVDGIYRFTLRGDERPQLLIDGNPIILVSDWSNDLEGELTRDVAMTAGSHTIEVRMKDTAGDGRILLTFPADVLYTPTPSNTPQPTSTVFVPTNTPFIPTATGAVYVPSTNAWYAEFFNNIDLSGLPVYSGYYPPSGLNLNWGQGSPNAAVQVDNFSARFIRTVNIPTDMPAGTYKFYARADDAFRFYINNNAGTDYLLFDFWGFKRDQTFTADFPLSNGSYTFRFEFEELTADAGLFLTWSPPNAQSPILNPDGSSAGTTSTAVPGAATSTPIPGAATATVTPTGTTGTVNVNILNFRAGPSLEAEILQKLNNGFTYPIQGKTPDSVWLYINVNGTLGWVMGQYLTITGDLNAVPTIPYDSAGVLPTATPTPIPNIELPQIDVQGVTLANLHIRSDPQRRAAILGVIPWNTTVQVYGKDAGHSWYLVTYNGIVGWSSAWYIRLTQGTFDELPYLDGSIPVYAPVPTEGIIAQAFGNMRIRTGPGLTYPQISKAQWGTRVQVLGISANRQWLKIRHGDVVGWSSAPWYRIVQGSLTDVPTVAE; encoded by the coding sequence ATGAAACGTGCATTATCGCGTTGGCTTTTGATCCTGGCATTGGGCGTGATGATCGTCGGCGGACTGTGGACTGGCACGCGCACCAGTCACGCGGCCCCGGCGACCTGGAGCGTTACAATTTATAACTCGCCGGATTTTACCGGTCCGTCGACGAATGATCCTGCTGTCGCTGCCCCAGTCGATTACACCTTTGCGGGGGCGCCTACGGTGGGCGCAGCGTCCAGCCCGAATGCGGATGGCTATTCCATCATTTTTACGGGAACGGACACTTTTGTTGATGGTATCTATCGCTTTACGCTGCGTGGCGACGAGCGTCCTCAACTGCTGATTGACGGCAATCCGATTATTTTAGTGTCGGATTGGTCCAACGATCTTGAAGGTGAGCTGACGCGTGATGTGGCTATGACTGCCGGGTCTCACACCATCGAGGTGCGGATGAAAGACACCGCTGGCGATGGCAGAATTTTGCTGACATTCCCGGCTGATGTTCTCTATACACCGACTCCGTCGAACACGCCGCAGCCGACGAGTACGGTGTTCGTGCCCACGAATACACCATTTATTCCCACTGCGACCGGGGCGGTGTACGTGCCGTCCACCAACGCGTGGTACGCGGAATTCTTCAACAACATCGATCTGTCCGGTCTGCCGGTCTATTCGGGTTACTATCCGCCCAGCGGCCTCAACCTGAACTGGGGTCAGGGCAGCCCCAACGCCGCCGTACAGGTCGATAACTTCTCGGCCCGATTCATCCGCACGGTCAACATTCCCACCGACATGCCCGCCGGGACGTACAAGTTCTACGCCCGCGCCGACGACGCCTTCCGCTTCTACATCAACAACAACGCGGGAACGGATTACCTGCTGTTCGACTTCTGGGGCTTCAAGCGCGACCAGACCTTCACGGCGGACTTCCCGCTGTCCAACGGCTCGTACACGTTCCGCTTCGAGTTCGAGGAACTGACCGCCGACGCCGGGTTGTTCCTGACGTGGTCGCCGCCCAACGCGCAAAGCCCGATCCTCAACCCGGACGGCAGCAGCGCGGGGACCACGTCAACCGCAGTCCCTGGCGCGGCAACTTCGACGCCGATCCCCGGCGCCGCGACCGCAACTGTGACGCCAACCGGCACCACCGGCACGGTGAATGTCAACATCCTGAACTTCCGCGCCGGGCCGTCGCTTGAGGCGGAGATCCTGCAAAAGCTGAACAACGGCTTCACCTACCCGATCCAGGGTAAAACGCCGGACTCGGTCTGGCTGTACATCAACGTCAACGGCACGCTGGGCTGGGTGATGGGCCAATACCTGACCATCACGGGCGACCTCAACGCGGTGCCGACCATCCCGTATGACTCGGCGGGCGTGCTGCCGACCGCCACGCCGACGCCTATTCCGAACATCGAGCTGCCGCAGATCGACGTGCAGGGCGTGACGCTGGCGAACCTCCACATCCGCAGCGATCCGCAGCGCCGCGCGGCGATCCTGGGCGTGATCCCGTGGAACACGACGGTGCAGGTCTATGGCAAGGACGCGGGGCACTCGTGGTACCTCGTGACCTATAATGGCATCGTGGGCTGGTCGTCCGCATGGTATATCCGTTTGACGCAGGGCACGTTCGACGAGCTGCCCTACCTGGACGGCTCGATCCCGGTCTACGCGCCGGTGCCCACCGAGGGCATCATCGCGCAGGCGTTTGGCAACATGCGCATCCGCACCGGTCCCGGTCTGACCTACCCGCAGATCAGCAAGGCGCAGTGGGGCACACGCGTGCAGGTGTTGGGCATCAGCGCCAACCGCCAGTGGCTGAAGATCCGCCACGGCGACGTGGTTGGGTGGTCGTCCGCGCCGTGGTATCGCATCGTGCAGGGCAGCCTGACCGACGTGCCCACCGTTGCCGAGTAG
- the thrC gene encoding threonine synthase, producing MQTVLRCIDCGKSYPSDQAFVTCPACGGLLDVEHDLDALRGAVSHELFDQRLGSWDRLDRSGVWRYRELVLPDLPAETYVTRGEGNTTLYDATPRLGDYAGVRKLQLKHEGENPTGSFKDRGMAGGVTQARRVGAHSVICASTGNTSASMASYAAISGLQALVLFPEGYVSLGKIAQSVAYGATNVQVHGDFDDTLAIVRAAAESLPVYLLNSINPFRLEGQKTIIIEMLHQRGWRVPDWIVVPGGNLGNSSAFGKALMELKTLGLIDRMPRLAIVQAEGANPLYRSFVDGSATLTPVKAQTIATAIRIGNPASFAKAWRTLEWTDGVVTEVSDQAIMDAKAQVDAAGIGCEPASAASVAGVRRLVDEGVIAPGDEVVGILTGHVLKDPDAVLKYHSKALDGLTSTFANTMHTIPASLDALKALIPA from the coding sequence ATGCAAACCGTCTTGCGCTGTATCGACTGCGGTAAAAGTTACCCTTCCGATCAAGCGTTCGTGACCTGTCCGGCGTGCGGCGGCCTGCTCGACGTAGAGCACGACCTGGACGCGCTGCGCGGGGCCGTCTCGCACGAGCTGTTCGACCAGCGGCTCGGAAGCTGGGACCGCCTCGACCGCTCCGGCGTGTGGCGCTACCGCGAGCTGGTGCTGCCGGATCTGCCCGCCGAGACGTACGTCACGCGCGGCGAGGGCAACACCACGCTGTACGACGCAACGCCGCGCCTGGGCGATTACGCGGGCGTGCGCAAGCTCCAGTTGAAGCACGAGGGCGAAAACCCAACCGGCAGCTTCAAGGATCGCGGCATGGCGGGTGGCGTGACGCAGGCCCGGCGTGTCGGCGCGCACAGCGTGATCTGCGCCTCGACCGGCAACACGTCCGCGTCGATGGCGTCCTATGCGGCGATCAGCGGGCTTCAGGCGCTGGTGCTGTTCCCCGAAGGCTATGTGTCGCTGGGCAAAATCGCGCAGAGCGTGGCCTACGGCGCGACCAACGTGCAGGTGCACGGCGACTTCGACGATACGCTGGCGATCGTGCGCGCCGCCGCCGAGTCGCTGCCCGTCTACCTGCTGAACTCGATCAACCCGTTCCGGCTGGAAGGGCAAAAGACGATCATCATCGAGATGCTGCACCAGCGCGGCTGGCGCGTGCCGGATTGGATCGTCGTGCCGGGCGGCAACCTAGGCAATTCGTCAGCGTTCGGCAAAGCGCTGATGGAACTGAAGACGCTCGGCCTGATCGACCGCATGCCGCGCCTCGCCATCGTGCAGGCCGAAGGCGCGAATCCGCTCTACCGCAGCTTCGTGGACGGCAGCGCCACCCTGACGCCCGTCAAAGCGCAGACCATCGCCACCGCGATCCGCATCGGCAACCCCGCCAGCTTCGCCAAGGCATGGCGCACGCTGGAATGGACCGACGGCGTGGTGACGGAGGTCAGCGATCAGGCGATCATGGACGCGAAGGCACAGGTAGACGCGGCGGGCATCGGCTGCGAACCGGCCTCGGCGGCCTCCGTGGCGGGCGTGCGGCGGCTGGTGGACGAGGGCGTGATCGCGCCCGGCGACGAGGTGGTCGGCATCCTGACCGGGCATGTGCTCAAGGATCCGGACGCGGTGCTGAAGTATCACAGCAAGGCGCTGGACGGTCTCACCTCCACCTTCGCCAACACGATGCACACGATCCCCGCATCCCTGGACGCGCTGAAGGCGCTGATTCCGGCGTAA
- a CDS encoding choice-of-anchor J domain-containing protein yields the protein MSKPHRVSRLLTLLLLVALALPLSAPFAHADGDEETLRQLEDTVIPARDRVDLAERLLGVTDIPEPPTSAPELQVGDVLTFSADNLDQDYQFEIDARLVYATEHIYMFFEEGYDPNLAAVQRSADTFEETIRPKVIEVFGSEWFPGIDGDPHLYILHARNLGSWVAAYYGSESEYPTEAVAGSNEHEMFFVNLDTMEWAIGTPYYEGVLAHEFQHMVHWNVDANEDTWLNEGLSELAAMIAGYGASDFTPDFLQSPNLQLNTWPEDDDRGLHYGAAFAFLAYFYERYGEEATTTLVSDAKNGLESVDETLAAIGATDPTTGEPVTLVALFGDWLATNLIQDASVGDGRYAYTFSEMMDLPKASITETLALSDVWFEASAPQWGPDYLALPNNGTETFHFAFDGSETASLVPADAHSGEMMWWSNRADESDSRLTRAFDLTNVDSATLNYWTWYWIEEGWDFGYVMVSTDDGATWTPLETPLTTTDDPHGNSYGPGYTGQSGDWVQESLDLTSYAGQPILVRFEYITDDAVTQPGLIIDDVSVPELDYSEDFESGDGGWTSEGWILMNNRLPQTFLVEVVAPGSDTPVTRLLGPEDGTQGEWDIPLAPDGQTVIVIAGLAPVTTEPADYSYTLTAVE from the coding sequence ATGAGCAAACCCCACCGCGTTTCCCGCTTGCTGACCCTCCTGCTGCTGGTTGCACTCGCGCTGCCGCTGTCCGCGCCGTTCGCGCATGCGGACGGTGACGAGGAGACGCTGCGCCAGCTCGAAGACACCGTGATCCCCGCGCGTGACCGTGTGGATCTGGCCGAGCGCCTGCTGGGTGTGACGGACATCCCCGAACCGCCCACGTCCGCACCGGAATTGCAGGTCGGTGACGTGCTGACCTTCTCGGCAGACAACCTGGACCAGGACTACCAGTTCGAGATCGACGCACGGCTGGTCTACGCCACCGAGCACATTTACATGTTCTTCGAGGAAGGCTACGACCCGAATCTGGCGGCTGTACAGCGCTCGGCGGACACGTTCGAGGAGACGATCCGCCCGAAGGTGATCGAGGTGTTCGGCTCCGAGTGGTTCCCCGGCATCGACGGCGATCCGCACCTGTATATCCTGCACGCGCGCAACCTGGGTAGCTGGGTCGCGGCGTATTACGGCAGCGAGAGCGAGTACCCGACCGAGGCGGTGGCAGGGTCCAACGAGCACGAGATGTTCTTCGTCAACCTGGACACGATGGAGTGGGCCATTGGCACGCCATACTACGAGGGCGTACTGGCGCATGAGTTTCAGCACATGGTGCACTGGAACGTGGACGCCAACGAAGATACGTGGCTAAACGAGGGCCTGTCGGAACTGGCGGCGATGATCGCGGGGTACGGCGCGAGCGACTTTACGCCGGACTTCCTGCAATCCCCGAATCTCCAGCTCAACACGTGGCCGGAAGATGACGATCGCGGCCTGCATTACGGCGCGGCGTTCGCCTTCCTGGCGTACTTCTACGAGCGCTACGGCGAAGAAGCGACCACCACGCTCGTCAGCGACGCGAAGAACGGGCTGGAAAGCGTGGACGAGACGCTGGCCGCCATCGGCGCGACCGATCCGACCACGGGCGAGCCGGTGACACTGGTCGCTCTGTTCGGGGATTGGCTGGCGACGAATCTGATCCAGGACGCCTCCGTGGGCGACGGGCGTTATGCCTATACCTTCAGCGAAATGATGGATCTGCCCAAAGCCAGCATCACCGAGACGTTGGCGCTCAGCGACGTGTGGTTTGAAGCGTCTGCGCCGCAGTGGGGGCCAGATTACCTCGCGCTGCCCAACAACGGCACGGAGACGTTCCACTTTGCGTTTGACGGCAGCGAAACCGCGTCACTGGTCCCGGCGGACGCGCACAGTGGCGAGATGATGTGGTGGTCCAACCGTGCCGACGAGAGCGACAGCCGCCTGACGCGCGCCTTCGACCTGACGAACGTAGACAGCGCTACGCTGAATTACTGGACGTGGTACTGGATCGAAGAGGGTTGGGATTTTGGATACGTGATGGTGTCCACCGACGACGGCGCGACCTGGACGCCGCTCGAAACACCGCTGACCACCACCGACGATCCGCACGGCAACAGCTACGGCCCCGGCTACACCGGCCAGAGCGGGGACTGGGTGCAGGAGTCGCTGGACCTGACGTCTTACGCCGGGCAGCCGATCCTGGTGCGCTTCGAGTACATCACCGACGACGCCGTGACGCAGCCGGGCCTGATCATCGACGATGTGAGCGTGCCAGAACTGGACTACAGCGAGGACTTCGAGAGCGGCGACGGCGGCTGGACCAGCGAGGGCTGGATTCTGATGAACAACCGCCTGCCGCAGACCTTCCTGGTGGAAGTGGTCGCGCCGGGCAGCGATACGCCGGTCACGCGGCTGCTGGGGCCGGAAGACGGCACGCAGGGCGAGTGGGACATTCCCCTCGCGCCGGACGGCCAGACGGTGATCGTGATCGCCGGGCTGGCCCCGGTCACGACCGAGCCTGCCGACTACAGCTATACGCTGACGGCAGTGGAGTAG